The Acidobacteriota bacterium genome has a segment encoding these proteins:
- a CDS encoding M64 family metallopeptidase → MKRLFAIAVLAAAVAGCASAQKGPVFDAWFVDKTMRVDYFHTGSAAAESFALDQVYDQGIWAGPRARLIDPFGLGRYEVKVYDAASGTLIFSKGFDSYFGEYKTSDAGVKGVLRTYHESALLPYPKKPVRFALEARDRKNVSREVFSQTIDPAALTIIREALIPGVKVVQALRSGEPRRKVDVAVIAEGYTAAEEAKFEADLARFSGVFFKLEPYKSHRDAFNIHGVFKASAESGCDEPSHGSFKSTVLNATFDSLGSERYLLTEDNKSLRDIAAHVPYDALYIMVNHKRYGGGGIYNLYCTFTTDNQWYEYLFLHEFGHSFAGLADEYYTSDVAYNEFYPAGVEPAEPNITALLDPAGLKWKDLVSPGLAVPTPWEKAAFDEMDMAYQEIRRGVNANIARMKREGAPAADIARAEDESEKLSREQALKVDAFLRASKFWGKVGVFEGAGYAARGLYRPQLDCLMFTKGTKPFCKVCEAAVLRTILYYTD, encoded by the coding sequence ATGAAACGCCTGTTCGCCATCGCCGTCCTGGCCGCCGCCGTCGCCGGCTGCGCCAGCGCCCAGAAGGGCCCGGTCTTCGACGCCTGGTTCGTCGACAAGACCATGAGGGTCGATTATTTCCATACGGGCAGCGCGGCCGCGGAGTCGTTCGCCCTGGACCAGGTCTACGACCAGGGGATCTGGGCCGGTCCCCGGGCCCGCTTGATCGATCCCTTCGGCCTCGGCCGCTACGAGGTCAAGGTCTACGACGCCGCGAGCGGCACGCTCATCTTCAGCAAGGGCTTCGACAGCTACTTCGGCGAATACAAGACCTCCGACGCGGGCGTCAAGGGCGTCCTCCGGACCTACCACGAATCGGCCCTCCTGCCGTATCCGAAGAAGCCCGTCCGCTTCGCCCTCGAGGCCCGGGACCGCAAGAACGTCTCCCGCGAGGTCTTCAGCCAGACGATCGACCCGGCCGCCCTGACCATCATCCGCGAGGCGCTCATCCCCGGCGTCAAGGTCGTCCAGGCCCTCAGGTCCGGGGAGCCCCGCCGCAAGGTCGACGTGGCCGTCATCGCCGAGGGCTACACGGCCGCCGAGGAAGCCAAGTTCGAGGCCGACCTGGCCCGCTTCAGCGGCGTCTTCTTCAAACTCGAGCCCTACAAGTCCCACCGGGACGCGTTCAACATCCACGGCGTCTTCAAGGCCTCGGCCGAGAGCGGCTGCGACGAGCCGAGCCACGGGTCGTTCAAGTCGACCGTCCTCAACGCGACCTTCGACTCGCTCGGCTCCGAGCGCTACCTCCTGACCGAGGACAACAAGAGCCTCCGCGACATCGCCGCCCACGTCCCCTACGATGCCCTCTACATCATGGTCAACCACAAGCGCTACGGCGGCGGCGGCATCTACAACCTCTACTGCACCTTCACGACCGACAACCAGTGGTACGAATATCTCTTCCTCCACGAGTTCGGGCACTCCTTCGCCGGCCTGGCGGACGAGTACTACACCTCCGACGTGGCCTACAACGAATTCTATCCGGCGGGCGTCGAGCCGGCCGAGCCGAACATCACCGCCCTGCTCGATCCGGCCGGGCTCAAGTGGAAGGACCTCGTCAGCCCGGGCCTCGCGGTCCCGACGCCCTGGGAGAAGGCCGCCTTCGACGAGATGGACATGGCTTACCAGGAGATCCGCCGCGGGGTCAACGCGAACATCGCCCGGATGAAGAGGGAAGGGGCGCCCGCGGCCGACATCGCCCGCGCCGAAGACGAGTCCGAAAAGCTGTCGCGCGAGCAGGCCCTGAAGGTCGACGCCTTCCTGAGGGCCAGCAAGTTCTGGGGCAAGGTCGGCGTCTTCGAAGGCGCGGGATACGCCGCCAGGGGCCTCTACCGCCCGCAGCTCGACTGCCTCATGTTCACCAAGGGGACCAAGCCCTTCTGCAAGGTCTGCGAGGCGGCGGTCCTGCGCACGATCCTCTACTACACGGACTGA
- the speB gene encoding agmatinase → MSDFGGAAKPLEENPDYKMAILGVPFDEKSSYLRGAAGGPAAIRAVSTGKCYCGWTELGVNLEEDTVLVDVGDVDTRGDMDKTFGLIEKGVGKILDRGAVPIVLGGDHSITYPVLKAFARHHRPLDILHFDAHPDLYDDLYGDRLSHACPFARIVDDGLAAGVVQVGVRAITAFHRAKALKGGVRMVEMKDIEGPLHLRFANPVYVSFDLDALDPAFAPGVSHHEAGGLTTRQALQVIQSLRGRIVGLDVVELNPGRDASGITAAAAFKIIKETAGRIVRPD, encoded by the coding sequence AGCCGCTCGAAGAGAATCCCGACTACAAGATGGCCATCCTGGGCGTCCCCTTCGACGAGAAGTCGAGCTACCTCCGGGGCGCCGCGGGCGGGCCGGCCGCGATCCGGGCCGTATCGACCGGCAAGTGCTACTGCGGCTGGACCGAGCTCGGGGTCAATCTCGAGGAGGACACGGTCCTGGTCGACGTCGGGGACGTCGACACGCGCGGCGACATGGACAAGACGTTCGGCCTCATCGAGAAAGGCGTCGGCAAGATCCTGGACCGGGGCGCCGTGCCCATCGTCCTGGGCGGCGATCACTCGATCACCTATCCCGTGCTCAAGGCCTTCGCCCGGCACCACAGGCCCCTCGACATCCTCCATTTCGACGCCCACCCGGACCTCTACGACGACCTCTACGGCGACCGCCTGTCGCACGCCTGCCCCTTCGCCCGGATCGTCGACGACGGCCTGGCGGCCGGCGTCGTCCAGGTCGGCGTCCGGGCCATCACCGCCTTCCACCGGGCCAAGGCCCTCAAGGGCGGCGTCCGCATGGTCGAGATGAAGGATATCGAGGGCCCGCTCCATCTCCGCTTCGCCAACCCGGTCTACGTGTCCTTCGACCTGGACGCGCTCGACCCGGCCTTTGCCCCGGGCGTGTCCCACCACGAGGCCGGCGGCCTGACCACGCGCCAGGCCCTTCAGGTCATCCAGTCGCTCAGGGGCCGCATCGTCGGCCTGGATGTCGTCGAGCTGAATCCCGGCCGGGACGCCTCGGGCATCACCGCCGCGGCCGCGTTCAAGATCATCAAGGAAACCGCCGGACGGATCGTCCGCCCGGACTGA